The genomic region GCGCACGGCGCCGCCGCAACCGCCCGGCCTGCCCATTAGCCCAAGGCGGTGCGTGGTGGAGCTGAGGGGAATCGAACCCCTGACCTCGTCATTGCGAACGACGCGCTCTCCCAACTGAGCTACAGCCCCACGTCAACCCTGCGTTCGCAACCCCGCTCTTATCAGCGCCGCCTGAGCCGAAGTCAACACGCCCCCGCCCCCATGACCACGAAGCGTCCACCCCCCGCGCGTTGATCACACCTCCTCCCGCCTGTAGGGTCCGCCCCAGCCCCGCCACCCGCAGGACGGACGTATGGTTGCCCTCCTCTGGCTCATCGACACCGTGCTCAGCCTCTACACCTGGGCGGTGATCATCGCCGTGATCCTCTCTCTGCTCGCCACCTTCGGCATCCTCGACACCCGAAACCGAATCGTCTGGGCGCTTGGCGACTTTTTCGAAAGACTCACCGAACCGGCGCTTCGGCCGATCCGTCGCGTCCTGCCCAACCTCGGCGGCATCGACCTCTCGCCGCTCGTCCTGATCCTGCTGCTCCAGGCCGCCCAGATCTTCCTCAAAACCACGATTGCCCCAGCGCTGCTGTGAGCACGCAAGCCGCTTCCGGCCTCACGGTCACCCTCAGGGTCACGCCGCGGGCACGCCGCGCCGGCCTGCGCGGACGCGCCCCCGATGGCACGCTGCGCTTCGCCGTCACCGAGCCGCCCGAAGACGGCAGGGCAAACGAGGCGCTGCTTCGCCTTCTCGCCGACACGCTCGGCGTTCCGCCCTCGGCCTGCCGCCTCGTCTCGGGCGGCGCGAGCCGGCAGAAGCGGGTCCATGTCGCCGGTGACCCCGCCGCGCTCGCGGCACGGCTCACAGCGTTGACGCCATGACCGCGCGCGTGATCGACGGCAGGGCGGTGGCCGCACGGCTGAGGGAACGGCTCGCTGCAGAAATCGCCTCCCTTCCCTTCGCGCCGAAGCTCGTCGTGCTTCTGGTCGGCGACGACCCAGTCTCCGCTGTCTACGTCCGGAACAAGGACAAGGCGGCGCGAGCCGCGGGGTTCACAAGCGAGACCGAGCGCCTGTCCGCGGCCACCACCGAGGCGGCCCTGCTCGCCCGGATCGCCGCGCTGAACGACGACCCGGAGGTCGACGGAATCCTCGTCCAGCTCCCCCTTCCTCGCCACATCCGCACGGAAGCGGTGCTTGATGCGATCGACCCGGCGAAGGATGTCGACGGCTTCCATCCGCTCAACGCAGGCCTGCTCGCGATCGGCCGCCCCGCGCTTGTTCCCTGCACCCCGAAGGGCGTCATGACCCTGCTCGCCGAAGCGGGCGTGCCGGTCGCGGGCGCGCGCGCGGTGGTGATCGGCCGGTCGAACATCGTCGGCAGGCCGA from Elioraea tepida harbors:
- a CDS encoding YggT family protein — encoded protein: MVALLWLIDTVLSLYTWAVIIAVILSLLATFGILDTRNRIVWALGDFFERLTEPALRPIRRVLPNLGGIDLSPLVLILLLQAAQIFLKTTIAPALL
- a CDS encoding DUF167 domain-containing protein, whose product is MSTQAASGLTVTLRVTPRARRAGLRGRAPDGTLRFAVTEPPEDGRANEALLRLLADTLGVPPSACRLVSGGASRQKRVHVAGDPAALAARLTALTP
- the folD gene encoding bifunctional methylenetetrahydrofolate dehydrogenase/methenyltetrahydrofolate cyclohydrolase FolD, producing the protein MTARVIDGRAVAARLRERLAAEIASLPFAPKLVVLLVGDDPVSAVYVRNKDKAARAAGFTSETERLSAATTEAALLARIAALNDDPEVDGILVQLPLPRHIRTEAVLDAIDPAKDVDGFHPLNAGLLAIGRPALVPCTPKGVMTLLAEAGVPVAGARAVVIGRSNIVGRPMAALLTLADATVTLAHSRTRDLAAECRRAEILVVAAGRPGLVRGDWVAPGACVIDVGINRLADGRLAGDVAYAEALPHAGWITPVPGGVGPMTIATLLANTLAAARARRGVGAIAA